TATATATCCATCATTCTTCACTTTCTCCGGAATCCATGCTTTTACAGTTTCGTTAGATACCCGATATAAAACGCGTGAATCATGTTTTGGTTGAGTTAAAATTTTTGTTTCTTCACCAACAACAGTAGCATATAAATAACGTTCTTGCTTCGTTTGGTTACTTTCTGCCAATCCACTTGGTATCTTATATAATGTTTTCGTATCATTCACAAATTCTCCCCCCATTGCAAGAGCTACTTGTAAATCATGAAAAATATCATCATCAAACTTCCATTCATTTTTACTATACTTTTCTCCCTTAAAAACAAATTCTTCATCCAATACTCTATATAAATCGTTCTTATTTTTTAAGCTTGTGTTTTGATTTAATTCATCCATAAATTGTTTTAGTGATTGATCTTGATTAGATTCATCTTTCATCTTAACTTCAATTTGAGTGCTACTTTGCACAGGCGGTTCATTTTTTCCAAACCAGAATTGTTGAAAGTTAAACAGCACAGCCGTAAAAACTAGAACAGCTGCAACAGTGAATGTCTTTATACGAAATGGCCTTCTAATTTTAGGGAAACCTTCCTCCCTATTTTGGTATATAGATTGTTTTATTTTATAAATAAATTCCTCTTCGTCTTGAGGCTGTTTCATAGGCCCACCTTTTAATTCTTTATACCAATCCGGCTTTCTATCATTGTTCATAATTCATCCTCCGATAATATTTTTGAAACTCGTGCACGAGCGCGATGTAGCCTAGATTTCACAGTTCCAATAGACACGCCTAATGTTTCAGCAATTTCATCATAAGATAATTCATATTTTGCATCTAGTATTAATACTTCACGATGTTTTTGGGGCAAATTTAATACGGTGTCCCAAACTTCATTCATAGTTTCTTTTTGTAAAAATTGTTTTTCTGCTGACGGATATTCCTTATCATGTCGAAAAAAACTTACTAAAGAAATCCTCTTAAAATAGGAGGACTTTAAATAATTTAAAGCTGTATTCCTTGTAATTTTTAATAACCATGTCTTAACAGAGGACTCATTCCGAAATGAATCCCACTTTTTAAATACTTTTATAAACACCTCTTGCGTTATATCATCTGATAAATGTGTATCTTTTGTAATAATGAATGAATAATTCCATACGTCTTGCCAATGTTCTCTTATAACATTATCAATTTCATCATGATTGCAATTTTCAATAACCTTATGTTCCATCTCAACACCTCAAGCTTATTTGCATAAGCATAAACACCTTTCCTCATGTTTTATAATTGACTCCCTTATATAGACAAGATAAAAGTTTCTTTTGTTCCATTTTCTATTGAAAATCATACGAAAGAGTTCTGTCATCAAAATTCCAAGATACTTGTATGCAATCTTTTAACATTTGACATACGAATTGCTTCTCTTTTTCAAGTGCTCATATATCCAATTCCTTGTATAGAATCTACCATTGCCGTCCAACAGGTTGTATCATGTGGAGATATGTACATTCACACGATATGTGGATAAAATTATCATTTCATGTCTATTTAGCTTAACTTATCTTTTCAAAAATACTGGTAATACCCTATCAACGGCAAGTTAAGATTGAGTCTCCAAAGGATTTTCTCTCATGTTGTTTACATGTTTAATATTATTCGTGTTTGTTTACACATTTACACATACCAAGTGAATAAAAAAGTACACCACTATGTGTGATGTACTTTTTTCATATATTATAAACAAAACATTGATATTAAAAAACTTTATGACACTCCATGTCTTATATTTCACAAAATTTATTTCCTTTTTTGATTAAGACTGCTGATAAGCAGATTTCGATGATTTCACATAATATACCGCATGCTCCGATTTCAAAATATGATCCGGTTTTGGTTTTCCGCGACTTGCTCTATGCCCTGCTAAATGCTCTTCACTTGTCTCCCAGTTTTTCCATGCTTCTTCAGATTCCCAGCGAATCATAACTACGACTTCTTCGTCCCCTCTTCTCACCTTTTCAACAAGAACACTTAAGTCGATAAACCCTTCAAATTTTTCAATAATACCTTCTCCAGAAAAACGCTGAACAACAAGGTCTGAAGTTCCTTCTTTAACTGTAATTGTTTTCGTTTCGATAAACATATATCCCACTCCCTTTGTATGCAAATAAATATATTATTGTTTTATTATAATTGATTTCGATAATCATTTTCAATTAAAACGTTTCAAGCTGATTTTTCTCGAATCGATTCATTGAGAAATTTAAAATACGGAAGGACTATTCCAGCTAAAGAAGTTACACATATGATAGAGCCAATTAATATATATAACGTTCTTACTCCCCATATCTCACTCAATACTCCTCCAACTAAAACACCTAGTGGCATCGCACCCCTTATTAAAAATAAGCGTACCGAAAATACCTTCCCCATCATATCATTTGGCACAGTTTGCTGGCATATTGTCGTGTTATGGACATTAAAAAACGCCATGCATACGCCCGCTACAACTTCAATCATAACTGCTAAAATGATGCTATGATTTAGGCCTAGTGAAATATATGTGATTCCTCCTACCAATAGCGCCCCAAGCATGAGAAGACGTCGACTATGATACTGAACTTTCCCAACAAGTATAGAGCCAATTACATATCCAAGGGGAAAACCTGCCATAAAATATCCATAATCAGCATAACTTGCCGAAAGCTCATCTATTATATATGGAAGGTTGATAACCATCGTTACACCGACTCCAAATTGAACAAATGTGAGAAAAATACCTAACCAAACGATAATGGGTTGTTTGAAATAATAGGTAAATCCTTCAATAGATTGCTTTAACCAACTTTTACGAACAGTTTGAGCTACTCTATGTTCCTGT
This sequence is a window from Bacillus pseudomycoides DSM 12442. Protein-coding genes within it:
- a CDS encoding RNA polymerase sigma factor, whose product is MEHKVIENCNHDEIDNVIREHWQDVWNYSFIITKDTHLSDDITQEVFIKVFKKWDSFRNESSVKTWLLKITRNTALNYLKSSYFKRISLVSFFRHDKEYPSAEKQFLQKETMNEVWDTVLNLPQKHREVLILDAKYELSYDEIAETLGVSIGTVKSRLHRARARVSKILSEDEL
- a CDS encoding MFS transporter, with translation MGRNILKNRSFFFMWIGSAISELGGAFGTLCNSILIYQLTGSKMALGSMWLLYFIPSLLLQLVIGPFIDKWSRKWIMIVSQWTRGLAFLLPLCMIIIGNIETWHICVVQIIVGLITPFYVPANQAITPTIVSREELQTANAYIDGMVRLMMFLAPVLGGIVIEFIGVKLTLFFVCLFLFISGTLLLFIQEHRVAQTVRKSWLKQSIEGFTYYFKQPIIVWLGIFLTFVQFGVGVTMVINLPYIIDELSASYADYGYFMAGFPLGYVIGSILVGKVQYHSRRLLMLGALLVGGITYISLGLNHSIILAVMIEVVAGVCMAFFNVHNTTICQQTVPNDMMGKVFSVRLFLIRGAMPLGVLVGGVLSEIWGVRTLYILIGSIICVTSLAGIVLPYFKFLNESIREKSA
- a CDS encoding SH3 domain-containing protein, which codes for MNNDRKPDWYKELKGGPMKQPQDEEEFIYKIKQSIYQNREEGFPKIRRPFRIKTFTVAAVLVFTAVLFNFQQFWFGKNEPPVQSSTQIEVKMKDESNQDQSLKQFMDELNQNTSLKNKNDLYRVLDEEFVFKGEKYSKNEWKFDDDIFHDLQVALAMGGEFVNDTKTLYKIPSGLAESNQTKQERYLYATVVGEETKILTQPKHDSRVLYRVSNETVKAWIPEKVKNDGYIKITTMNGYTGYVKEDHVSIDIQYSFIFEKQNDGMWKIKSIDSIW
- a CDS encoding antibiotic biosynthesis monooxygenase family protein, which encodes MFIETKTITVKEGTSDLVVQRFSGEGIIEKFEGFIDLSVLVEKVRRGDEEVVVMIRWESEEAWKNWETSEEHLAGHRASRGKPKPDHILKSEHAVYYVKSSKSAYQQS